One part of the Verrucomicrobiota bacterium genome encodes these proteins:
- the selD gene encoding selenide, water dikinase SelD: MSREQILKLTSLSSCAGUAAKLSQSALSQVLRQLPKPPRDPRLLVGSDTADDAGVYQVSRDVALVQTVDFFTPIVDDPVVYGQIAATNSLSDVYAMGGRPLTAMNIMGVPTDVVTPAIIANILRGGAAKVREARCALVGGHTIRNPEPVYGLSVTGVVHPRRIIANSAARPGDLLVLTKPLGTGIITTAIKRDICPPALAKAAIRSMSALNTPGAELAERGLVRAGTDVTGFGLLGHLGSMCKSSGVGAELGAGVVPVLGREVWNLIAQDCIPGGTRQNLKTAEEFTDWAGAVSDAQRFLLADAQTSGGLLLCVAPKNLDAVLRVLAGRKTPCAAVIGQITRAKQPNIRVKP, encoded by the coding sequence ATGAGTCGTGAACAAATCTTGAAGCTCACCTCGCTGTCGAGCTGCGCCGGTTGAGCCGCCAAGCTCAGCCAGTCGGCCCTGTCGCAAGTGTTGCGCCAGCTCCCCAAACCGCCGCGCGACCCGCGCCTGCTTGTCGGCTCCGACACCGCCGACGACGCCGGCGTGTATCAAGTCAGCCGCGACGTCGCGCTCGTGCAGACGGTGGATTTTTTCACGCCCATCGTGGATGACCCGGTCGTTTACGGCCAGATCGCCGCCACGAACTCGCTCTCCGACGTCTATGCGATGGGTGGGCGTCCGCTCACGGCGATGAACATCATGGGCGTGCCGACCGATGTCGTGACACCAGCCATCATCGCGAACATTCTTCGCGGCGGCGCGGCGAAGGTCCGCGAAGCCCGGTGCGCGCTCGTCGGCGGCCACACCATTCGCAATCCCGAACCCGTTTACGGCCTCTCCGTCACCGGCGTCGTTCACCCCAGGCGCATCATCGCAAACTCCGCCGCGCGGCCGGGCGACCTGCTCGTGCTCACCAAACCGCTCGGCACCGGCATCATCACCACCGCCATCAAGCGCGACATCTGCCCGCCCGCGCTCGCGAAGGCCGCCATCCGCTCCATGTCCGCGCTCAACACGCCCGGCGCCGAACTCGCCGAGCGCGGACTCGTCCGCGCGGGCACGGACGTGACGGGCTTCGGCCTGCTCGGCCACCTCGGCTCGATGTGCAAATCCAGCGGCGTCGGCGCGGAACTCGGCGCCGGCGTCGTGCCCGTCCTCGGCCGCGAAGTCTGGAATCTCATCGCGCAGGACTGCATCCCGGGCGGCACGCGGCAGAACTTGAAGACCGCGGAAGAATTCACCGACTGGGCAGGCGCCGTGAGCGACGCGCAGCGGTTCCTGCTCGCCGACGCGCAAACCAGCGGCGGCCTTCTCCTCTGTGTCGCACCAAAGAACCTCGACGCCGTGCTGCGCGTGCTGGCCGGCCGCAAGACGCCTTGCGCCGCCGTCATCGGGCAAATCACTCGCGCGAAGCAACCGAACATACGAGTCAAGCCGTGA